One window of the Prinia subflava isolate CZ2003 ecotype Zambia chromosome 1, Cam_Psub_1.2, whole genome shotgun sequence genome contains the following:
- the EVX1 gene encoding homeobox even-skipped homolog protein 1, translating to METRKEMVMFLEGTTLGALVGKRVPNLSEAVGSPAAEPQEKMVHRNCISPRPGPLSSRERGGGGGGGGGEDEEEVEVLPGTGTVPESRSAAAALLSAGQQPPAPELPSSKGQQSSSDTESDFYEEIEVSCTPDCATGSAEYQHSKGPCSEARAGSPSGGGDHPKGSGGSGGSQGSLACSASDQMRRYRTAFTREQIARLEKEFYRENYVSRPRRCELAAALNLPETTIKVWFQNRRMKDKRQRLAMTWPHPADPAFYTYMMSHAAATGNLPYPFPSHLPLPYYSHMGIGATSASAATPFSTPLRPLDTFRVLSHPYPRPELLCAFRHPSLYPAPAHGLSSTGGSPCSCLACHSGQSNGLAQRPSGSDFTCSATTRTDSFLTFTPSVLSKATSVSMDQREEVPLTR from the exons ATGGAAACCAGGAAGGAGATGGTGATGTTTCTGGAGGGGACTACTCTTGGCGCTCTAGTTGGCAAGAGGGTGCCTAATTTGTCCGAAGCAGTGGGGAGCCCCGCTGCGGAGCCGCAGGAGAAGATGGTCCATCGGAACTGCATCAGCCCCAGACCTGGCCCCTTGTCGTCCcgggagagaggaggaggaggaggaggtggcggAGGAGAAGACGAAGAGGAGGTGGAGgtgctgccagggacagggacggtgCCGGAGAGCCGCTCGGCGGCGGCAGCACTGCTTTCGGCCGGACAGCAGCCCCCCGCCCCGGAGCTCCCCTCCAGCaaaggacagcagagcagctcgGACACCGAGTCGGATTTCTATGAGGAAATCGAGGTGAGCTGCACCCCGGACTGCGCCACGGGGAGCGCCGAGTACCAGCACAGCAAAG GGCCGTGCTCCGAGGCGAGGGCCGGCAGCCCCAGCGGCGGGGGGGATCACCCCAAGGGCAGCGGAGGCAGCGGCGGCTCCCAGGGCTCGCTGGCCTGCAGCGCCAGCGACCAGATGCGCCGCTACCGCACCGCCTTCACCCGCGAGCAGATCGCCCGGCTGGAGAAGGAGTTTTACCGGGAGAATTACGTGTCCAGGCCCCGGAGATgtgagctggctgctgctctaAATCTGCCAGAAACCACCATCAAG GTTTGGTTCCAGAACCGCAGGATGAAGGACAAGCGGCAGCGCCTGGCCATGACCTGGCCGCACCCGGCCGACCCGGCGTTTTACACGTACATGATGAGCCACGCGGCGGCCACCGGGAACCTGCCGTATCCATTCCCGTCCCACCTGCCCCTGCCCTACTACTCCCACATGGGCATCGGCGCCACATCGGCCTCTGCCGCCACCCCCTTCAGTACCCCCCTGAGGCCTCTGGACACCTTCAGGGTCCTCTCGCACCCGTACCCGAGGCCAGAACTGCTGTGCGCCTTCAGGCATCCCTCTCTCTaccctgccccagctcatgGACTCAGCAGCACcgggggcagcccctgctcctgcctggcgTGCCACAGCGGCCAGTCCAACGGGCTGGCGCAGAGACCCTCCGGATCAGACTTTACCTGTTCGGCCACAACCAGGACTGACTCCTTTCTCACTTTCACGCCCTCTGTGCTGAGCAAAGCCACCTCAGTTTCCATGGACCAGAGAGAAGAAGTACCTTTAACGAGATAA